In Streptomyces alboniger, the following are encoded in one genomic region:
- a CDS encoding alpha/beta fold hydrolase, with translation MRNHDTKNTEVHVTASGPPDAPALVLIHGLAGSTAWWDPVVPALARAHRVLRVDLPGHGRSARPPRGDDDIPAQARRVAGALDGIGVDRAAVAGHSTGGLVGTALAEQRPDLVGALALINTGPSPDAHLPQPFPARLVTVPVLGRWMWRVRNDAAIRRALDTKSLAYLDRRELTARLAQLTVPLMVIVGTHDRRRQPSSAERYREVPGLRLELLPGVGHTPMLESPLRTADLLLAFTSSLR, from the coding sequence ATGCGGAATCACGACACGAAGAACACCGAGGTGCACGTCACCGCGAGCGGGCCGCCGGACGCGCCCGCCCTGGTCCTGATCCACGGCCTCGCGGGCTCGACGGCCTGGTGGGACCCCGTGGTCCCGGCGCTGGCGCGGGCCCACCGCGTGCTCCGCGTCGACCTTCCCGGGCACGGCAGGTCGGCGCGGCCGCCTCGGGGCGATGACGACATCCCGGCCCAGGCCCGCCGGGTCGCCGGGGCCCTGGACGGTATCGGCGTGGACCGGGCCGCAGTGGCCGGGCACTCGACGGGCGGCCTGGTGGGCACGGCCCTGGCCGAGCAACGGCCCGACCTGGTGGGCGCGTTGGCGCTCATCAACACCGGGCCGAGCCCCGACGCCCATCTCCCGCAGCCCTTTCCCGCCCGCCTCGTCACGGTACCCGTGCTCGGCCGGTGGATGTGGCGCGTACGGAACGACGCCGCGATCCGGCGGGCCCTGGACACCAAGTCACTCGCGTACCTCGACAGGCGTGAACTGACCGCACGGCTGGCCCAGTTGACGGTGCCACTCATGGTGATCGTCGGGACCCATGACCGCCGCCGGCAGCCCTCCTCCGCCGAGCGTTACCGCGAAGTCCCCGGGCTGCGGCTCGAACTCCTCCCGGGCGTCGGCCACACCCCGATGCTCGAATCCCCGCTGCGGACGGCGGATCTGC